The nucleotide window ACAGGACTCCTCAGATGCACAATGATAGCATTTGCATATGGCGCTATATTCAAGGTTGCATCATCACCTTATCCTTCATAACTGCTAATCTTGAAAGGCTTATGACAGCTGTACAAATTAGCTCTGAGCTAAAACTCAGTGTACTAGACTTCATCACAAGAGCACATTTTAATATCAGCTTTAAGTTTTCTAGCAAGCTGATCCGCTGTTTAAGCAATATGAATTATTATCCAATCTTTCGCCAGCTCCGTTAATTCAGTTAGCACAGGTCCTTCTTTGTTCTTTCATTATGTTGTTACTCCTGCTGGAATTCTGTGCcgctgtgcaatgcagaatttgtgcaGAATGAATGTTTcctgcagaattttattttttctgcacATAATTAGTGATTTCCCCCCAGTACTCCTGCCAATGCCTGGCACAGACAGCTGAGACTCCCGCTGTCAGCAGGAGCATGattatattttgtattttgacaaaatacgcagaattttgcagaattttaaaatattgctcaccaaatttttaatatttgacagaattcccccaagagtagtTGTGCAGCATTTGGTGAAAGACTCTTCCCCTCGGCTGGGCTTATTGTCTGAGATAGCCTTTTAGTGCCATTCTATATAAGCAACTATCTATCTCATTTAAATTCTCAGTTGAAAGCATAGCGTCTCCCTACCCACACCACTCAACTTCATTGTTCTCTGTGAAGTGCATTTTGTAACTCTGAAGTGCCTTGGGATGCATTTTGTATGAATGATGCTAATCCAAATGGTGTTATGCTTGAATTTTATTGTTAATATATTTACTGGCAGAAGATGCAATTTTTCAGTCTAACTATAAACAGCCCAGATGTAAAATGAAATTTAGGTAGTAAACAATTTTTGATTATTGACTTTGGttacttaaaataaaatattaagataGTCTAATCGAAATTTTAATGATGATATCTGCACATTATCTCAATGAAGTGTCACAAAAAGTTTTGCTAAGTACAAGACATCAACAGCATTTCTAAGCAGAGCTCTGGGAAGGATGGAAGTTTCATTTCATAAAGCATTCTGAGATTTTGAAACatggcttcatttaaaatttaggtcattttgacaaaatgaaaataGTAAAACAATATAatagaaaatatttgaaaaatgaaatgaaaataatttcaaaatgaaaaatcgaaatgttttgttctgaaaatgttgacCTGGGACATTTTGACATTGCCAGAactttttttcatgtttttctaTTCTGATgtaattgacctaatttcatgatgttttgattttgatggaACTGCATATTCTTATGAAAAATGGTTCCATCAAGGTTTCACCAACCAGTTCTAAGACAGACTGAAATTATGCATTCCTAATATAGGGTATGGGTGCCTTTATAAAATAGGTATTAttgttaataataaattaatacaaTTCATAAATATTATTTGAATGTAACAAATTATAATAAATATTTCAATATACAATATTCCATAATGGTTCTGAATTAGCTGTTTTGGTCAAATGTGTATCTGATAAGTGACACTTTTAAAATTATGGATCAGAGTCTGCTTTCATTTATACCAGAGTTAATTCTAagcaacttcactgacttcagtgggattactgtAGATTTAGTTGGTGTAATTGACCATTTACATTCAACTGGCAGGCCACAGTGACTCAGACAGATCCATTCTCACTATTCTATATCTCACGCATAATGAATGTTTTGTGTGGTTGCCTAAATATACATTCACCTAATTAGTCCGTCAATCAGATACAGAATGCATATTTCAAAATATGTGTAcctgacatttcaaaatgactCAAAATCACGGTTAGGTTTTATTTCCTGCCATGATTTTATTTCTTAACTTCATTTagagaaaaatcaaataaaatgaaTATCTACACTTTAAGGCTAACCTTAGGGCTGTGTCACAAGCTAACAATATCAAGGATCGTTTTGCTTTTCCCTTTACTGCCATAGCCCAAGATGATGGGTCTTCAGATCTCTGGATTAATCTTGTCTCAATATTGTATGATTTTCTCACATTTTCTTGGTTTGTGCTGTAATCATGTAGTACTAACTGAGATTCAGAAGTGATGCTAAACCTCACCCCAGGTTTCTATCCCATTGTACAGCAGTTCAATGTCTGAGACAAAATATACTCTGAATTCTTCTGTTCCTTTAAGTTATGTCCCCTTTTCCCTTCCATTTTAGCATTAGTCCTTTATACCTCCTTCTCTCTGCTTCTATAATTCCCACTAATACTAACTTGATGCATTTATCAAGTGGTGAATAATTTGTAGTAAGATTCAAATAAGATAAGCAAGAcacaattctttctttctttgattcAAAGAGTCAGTTTCTTAATAAGAACATCTGTCATTTGCTTGGTCATCGAATCTTGTGTTTCAGGTCACAGAGATAATTCGCTGGAGCTTTGCTGTATGATAAGTGAGGAGCaggcaataaaaattattttgctcTCATGCTCCAATGCAGTATTGCGTGGaatttttgttagtttttttcaCTCCTTAGTCTGAAGTTACAGGCCTCTCTTAAAAAGTTTTTCTAGTTCTGTTATAGTTTTGATCACAGAGAACATGGgttatttttttctcctcaatCTTTATTTTCAACAGAAAAGCCCAACTTCTGTTTTATGGAGCAAGACCCTGGAATCTGCCGAGGCTATTTTTCCAGATATTTCTATAACAAGGAGTCACAGCAGTGTGAAAAGTTCAAGTATGGTGGATGCCTGGGAAATCAGAACAACTTTAAGGCCTTGGAAGAATGCCAGATTGCCTGCCAGGACAATAGTAAGtgtcttgttgttgttgttctcatttttatttttatttttgtatgaagAAGGTATTGTTTTAAGGAATTTGTAGGGAAGGAGTATAATGCAAATTAAGGACCTGGATTCTGTAATAAGCACTGCATTGAGCCAGCACATTTAGCCACGAACAATtaagggttttttggtttgttttttttaaatagcataaAGCTAGTACTGGTTATTTGGCACTGATTAGTTCCAATGAATATTGTAGAATTCCTGATTCTTTCAGTTAAATATCTGTACATATTTTCATCTTTACAATTCCAGTAAAATATTCATTAACGTTGTCTAGTGTACCTAAAAAGCATTTAGaatattataatttaaaaaaaaatcttttaaatcaaaattaatgTGTTCAATATCACATCCCTAGAGCATATGCAAATTTTGTTGATCAAAAGTCCATTTCCCCATGCCTGAAATAAGAGTAAATTTTTATATAATACAAAAGACAATTAATGGAAAAAATACAGGGCCATGTGGGATATATTGAtttagctccactgatttcaacagatcTATATCATGCCTcattatatctatatctatatcatgGCCTGAATCTGGATAAGGGCCATATGAATTGTTAGTAATAATACATATTTGAAAGGAGTTTTATATGTGCAGTGACTAGAATATTGGCAGTGCAACAACTAAAATAATGAATTTCAGATAAGATCTTAAATTATTTGGGAGACAGAGTGGTCCTAGGATAGCATTTGTACCAATCCCATGGGGTAAAAATACCAGTGGGTTGGAGGAAGGTTGGTTTTTAGTGTTATTAATTCCACACTTGGAGTCAGTCAAACCAATATTAGTCACATGTTAGTTTCAAGGTCTAGGCTGTCCAGATATCCTTTTAGTCACTATTTCTCTACTTTTCTTTCAGCAAATTCACTGCAATTAGACCAACATGCAGAACACCCCATCATGATGaacaatagctctcccattgcaAAGCCCAGTGAGTTTCCAAGGCTTTTGGGTAAGAATTTCCTTTTGAATTTGCCTGGGTAAAACAAATGGAGATGACAATTCCTCTGAAAGTGAAGGGGTAAAGAAAATATTATCTAGAGATCTACAGACATTAAGAAATGCTTTGCTGCAAAACATAAATTATTTGTACATGATTTGTATGGTAGAGACTGAAGAGTTTTCTTCTATGGCCTGGAGTAAACATTACATGTAAGAGACACTAAAATTTACTATTCTTTAAGTGTAATGACTATGTGAAACACATAATAACCATAGGAAAGATTAAATTCAGTTACTGTATGGTGACAGAGGAGGAAGTGAATAAATTGGAGCCATGTCTGATCCTACCTGAGCTTTTCCCACACAGAGACCAGGGTGTCTGCCTTCCATCATAACAAGAGTTTCTTGGCTTTTTCCCTCTATGCCAAATGAATTCTCCGCTGGTGATTTGCAGCTGGATTACAGACCCTTTCAGCCACCTGAATGGTCCAGAGGGGCCAGAACCAGATTTTGGAATTTGGCCCAATAAAATTATCAGACCTGATTCTCATGTACACTAAGACAATTTTACACTACTCTGGTAAGGGGATATAAGTAACATGGGCGTAAATTAAATTTGTATCCATTTCAAGGCTGTCAGAGAGGTGTAGAGTCAACTGAATGCAAATAAGCCTTGGGCCCTTCAACTCTGACATTAGCTCTGGACAAGTTTCCACAATTGAGGACTGTGCATTAGAAACTGAAAATTTGGTCAGGCTTTGAAAGGTAAATGTGGTTGAGGCAtgtcaatttgtgatccacagtTGTACAAGAGGGAATACACAACAGCTGGGAAGAGACTGATCTCTCTCACCAAGTCTTTTTGATGGTCTTCTGCACTTGTACTCACATATACTTCCTGAGATTGGGTGATGGCTAATGCATTCACTGATCCTTCAGTGTTTAACATCGGCTTTAAGATAATGGATGGGGAATGTATCAGTGCTCTTTGCCTAGTAAGATTTTGATAATAAACTTTGGATATTTATTTGCTTGTGTTGTGTTACATTTCTTGCGTGATGATATTCACTGTTGGGCTGAGGATAAGCTTTTGTGACTCTGTCTATTTTGGTACTAGTTTGCAGCATTTGATGCTGAGACAGCAACTCACAGTTGCTGAAATAGCTAAGCTTTAAGCAGAGAGGACAGCATTTTGGATGACTATTTTGCTGAAAAGTCTTATATAAGTGAAAGTTTTTTGAAACAAGAGTCATAATAGCATGTGAATTCCTTGAGATATATATACTAATTATGTGAGTCTGAAAATCTCACACACAACAAATGTGTGAAAATGAGAGGGCATAatcaatcacatttttttttctaaagcattttctatttttaaataaataggcaTGTTATGGACCCAATAAAGAATGCTCTCCACAGAATCACTCATTATAGGAAATATATTAACATACCATTGAAAATTTATTTAATCTCTGTTTCAAAGAAAGAAATGTGTTGTTGGTGATAGATCTGAAGCTGCAGAAACATCAAACAACAAATCTATTGCCATACACAGAATTGAATTATTCTATTTCTAGATGGAGCTACATTTCTTCCTTAAGTGCGAATCTGAAACTTCTTGCAGTGTTGCTCACTATAATCATCCTGCTGACAGAAAAGATCATTTAGGCTGATTCTCCTTCTGGGTGTAAGTCACAGGGTAACTTCATTTTACACTGCTGGAAAACCAGAGAAAGTGAGCCGAGAATCAAACCTTtcattttctgatggaacagAAAGGGGAAGCTGACTTGTGATATTCTTCAAACTACACTGTGCCATTGAAACATGGTACAGGAGTGAAATCCAATTATCAGCACAGTCCATATGGAATTATGCAGGTTGTCAATTCCTATTCTTGTTACTAAAAGATTCTCTACAAACATGGCCTCTACTGGGGTAAACTGGCATTGTTCTACTTGTTAACATACCTGTAGCCATTCATACTTACAGATCTGGTCTGTTGGATGCAAGATCTGATTATTATCTTTGTAACAGTTCTGCAATTTATGTGAAGATtgttcagttttctcttctctgaCAACCAGAAAGCTTAGGTACTGCAATAAAGTAGGGCTCGGGGAACAGTTTGGTGATATCGCTGAAACTATTAGATATATGAAAGATAACACAGCAAACGTGCATTGTGTCACTCTTGGCTCTTGGACCTTATCCATGGATGGAGGAAGAATGAGTGAGCTGGCTGCTTCCTGCAAAGGAGTCCAAATTGCCTGTGTCCAGCCCTCAAGTACAGGACAGAGTCCCTGTTCAGTGGtggttctctttctttccctgtttttCAACAAATTTCAAAACTTTCCAGTCTGAGCACCCGAGGATCTCCaacttcccagcttctggcttcTCATCAGGCAACCACATGTAGCTTTGGGGAGCCTGGAAGCCTGGGCTCCACAGGAGCCCACCAGGCAGACTGCCAGGTTGCCAGAGAGCTGGGTAACCCAGATGCCAAGGCCTGGCTTCTGTCAAAA belongs to Gopherus flavomarginatus isolate rGopFla2 chromosome 10, rGopFla2.mat.asm, whole genome shotgun sequence and includes:
- the TFPI gene encoding tissue factor pathway inhibitor isoform X3, with product MLFRKMKEMKRGCFLVTTLLLLLGCVPWHVTADSKDGEDDQDIPGAALPPLKLGNSICALKADGGECKAIYTRYYFNIQTRQCDMFEYGGCHGNKNNFLTLEECQEMCVVSEFPVKKTRGRFGKEKPNFCFMEQDPGICRGYFSRYFYNKESQQCEKFKYGGCLGNQNNFKALEECQIACQDNTNSLQLDQHAEHPIMMNNSSPIAKPSEFPRLLVVQEGIHNSWEETDLSHQVFLMVFCTCTHIYFLRLGDG